CCGGCCACATCCCCGCCTCCCTCCCCGCCCTATCCTCACTCATGCACCTCGACCTCAGCAACAACCAGATCTCCGGCCCCATGCCGCACGACTTTGGCAACCTGCGCATGCTCAGCCGCGCCCTCCTCGGCCGCAACCGCATCTCCGGAACCATCCCCGCTTCCGTGGGCTACATGACCCGGCTCGCCGACCTCGACCTCGCTGAGAACCGCATCTCCGGGGAGATCCCAGCGACCCTGGGGTCCATGCCGGTGCTGTCCTCGCTCTACCTCGACTCGAACCGGCTCACCGGGCAGATCCCAGCGGCGCTGCTCAGAAGCCGAGGGCTCGGCATCCTGAACCTGAGCCGAAACGGCATCGAGGGGGAGATCCCGGACGTGTTCGGCTCCCGGTCGTACTACACGGCGCTGGACCTGTCGCACAACCGGCTAAGGGGCAGCGTGCCGAAGACGCTGGTGACGGCGGCGTACGTGGGGCACTTGGATCTCAGCCACAACCACCTCTGCGGCCCCATCCCGGCCGGCTCCCCCTTCGACCACCTCGAGGCCGCCTCCTTCACCAACAACGACTGCCTCTGCGGGGGGCCGCTGCCGGTTTGCAAATGAACCGAGCATTGAAATCCAATCCCGGTGAGGGCGTACCAACTCGTGTGTTTGCGTATGTGTGCGTGTGACGACCAGTGAGAGATGAATTCTTTAAAGTGTTACTATTACACCAAGTTCAAGCACGTTAAACTTGAACACCGGTTTATAAACGTGTAGAACCGAGAAGACTGGACAACTTCTATGGTTCACTGTGGGTAATGTTATGGCCCTTACGAGTGCAAAAGCCGTATTATGGGCTTCTTACATTACATACTACTACTGCTACTTACGAGTATATTTAACTATATGGTTGAGTTTGATAGCTGCATGAGATGATGCCATTTATTATGTCGTTCAGTTTCTCTAAATTGGACATGGACATGAGATCATGAGAAATTTCATACGTCTGCACGTATTACCATTTTACGATCAATCTGACATGAAGATTTAGTCCGTATGATGAATCGCAATCCACAACGCTTGACGCTTCGAACGATTTCTCACGTTAGTATTGGCGAGATGTTCATTCGGCTTGTTCTCGATCTAGTTTCATAGGTTATCCGATCGAATCCGTTCGTCTTCTATCATCTATCTACCTTGCAATTGAATGAATCTACACTGAGTTTGATTCATcggatgataaaaaaataatattaacacaTGCAATTCTCAGTTCGATTCCATATTTGAATTAGATATGATATCAgcaaacattattattattattattagacatGTTTACTACACTCATTAGTGTTTCCGTAGCATGTACTCATCTTATCATAGATGTCACGTAATATCTTGTACGTCTTACAAAGCAACTTCCGGAACTTGGGAGAGATGATCAATCATGACATCTTCATCGAGTTGATGAGACAGCGCCAGAGAATACGTCGATGACAAGGACAGACGTCTCAAGAGAAGGCTGGTAACGATAAGACAGAGAACAAAGAAAAGGACCGCGACCAAGTACCCATAATTGCGTCATGTCACGACTTCACTCCGTCACACCTCTGACGGCATTGTAAGGGAGTCGGCCGTCTCCCTAGTTCCAACCGTGTCGCGGTTGAAGTCGTGTTGCAAGTCGTCACGACTTTTAATTTTTATCCCCGAACCCACGTTTCTATCTGTTAAATTTAAGGTTACTCGATGATTTTGGTTCAAGAATTGGGTTTCGATTTTGGATCGGAATTATCATTTAGATTTTTTTGAATTAGTCAttcatgaaactattgaaagggaTAGATTCAACTGTTAGAAATCGAGTATTCTAGTTCAGTTCCAATAGAACCGTAGTGTCTTTAGGGATGATTAGGTGTCAAGATACGCGGTGGGCAGTCGTCCCCATCATGGAAAAGGCTTGATAGCTTTCGAACGTGGACTCAATAATTGTCACGGAAATGAAGAAGTTTTAGATGAGATAAGGCGACATGAACATGACTTCCgttccctctctttctctctctctcatcaaccCTTTCTAGACTTGAGCCACACGAGATCGGAGGGTGCAGTGGTGCTCCTTGTGAGCCATGTGGGAGGAACCGGAGAGTGTGCTGGGAGTGTCGGAGTCGGTGGCCATGAATAATTGTCATGCAATATGAACAATTATAGAGTCCACCAGTCCCAGAAACAAAAAGAAGAGTCATCCAATCTCATATCTGgcttgcagcagcagcagaataGGAGGGAGGGGTTCCTTGTCTCAAAATCTGGCCTTAATTCAGCACTTGCTGAAGGTGCCGTAAGGACGAGAGGCCTTGAACTATATCGATTACAGAAAGTATACGAGACTAGCTTTAACTAAACGTCCTCCGAATCCTTGTAGGTGAGAGTTTCCGATCCTAAATCGGTTGGTTCTGTACGTTGTGATCGATACTTATCAGTACAACAACTGTTGATGAATATATTCTTTTAGTTAAAGGTTTTTGACGACTCCTAATAGTCACGACGACTTCTTCGCCCATCACCTCCTGCACAATTGCCACTCGTCTTCACTCATCGCatccttctctcttcttcctcaccttcttcttCCTACCCTTATCTCGTAGAGCTCTtctttctcctaatctgtataaataggagaggaaacatgttaatgtattgaagtatttttcatttcttcaataaagcttcttcactttttcaataaagcttcttcagtaattgtgcttttcttcattctctcatttcCTCAAGCCAACGACTAAAGTTGTTGAGAAAAGTAAAacttcgcccttgtcttcggctagttaccaacgccgctgcagccatattcctaagaggctccaccaacagtcggtggacttaaggagaacgaaagagtggacttaaggagaacgaagggaacgattgtgccctcacagcaacagcaatcgcaacaatagcagcgatctgctcttgcccttctcacgaagtctctcgcttgtaaaccattctttgcatcgatccaagattggtatctttgagcaccatcttgcgggggcatgatttccccaactatataaggaaatctaTCTATTTTGTTAAGGAAAATCTTTTcttctaatttgtataaataagagagaaaacatgttaaatatattacagtattttttatttcttcaataaagcttcttcagtaattgttcttatcttttattcttttcctcaataatagaagataagatttccccaattatatgaggaaatctctctattctattgaggaaaattttttcttctaatatgtataaataggagtggaaatatgttaatgtattgaagcattttttatttcttcaataaagtttctttatttcttcaataaagcttattCAGTAATTGTTCTTACGCACGTTGTACCCATTGCTTTCCGTGCGAACTTTCTGGTCTCCTTGATTGCCTCGGGTGCCATCTCCTTGAATGTGCTGCCCGATTACAGAATAGGGAGAGGTAAAGAATACATGCACAAGTTACAACAATACAAAATGCAACTGTCACAAACAAGCAACAATCATACGACATGATCCAGATATTTTCTTTAGGTTCGACCTATTCAGCAAAGAATTCATTAAAGAAACATCAATTAGATACTAACACCACCAAATCCTTCCGATGATGATAAGCATCATCGAAGGTCAACAACTCCGGTTTTCAAGAGTACGTTCTAACACTCCAAATAGTCAGGATAATTCTAGAAATTCATTCGATCATTGGGTCACAGCTATGCATCTGAACCAACCGGGAAACCTGTCCAGAATGTGAGGAGAAGGATATATGACTTTTGACACCAATTCTTAAAAACTGTTCATCGATTGAAGTCCTTGACAATGTTCGAGTGACAACAAGATCCATGCAGCTAATTATATTGATGCAATCCAATCTTCATACCGTCGAATGCCAATCCTTTGCCACTTTCTGGCGGTTGAGAAAAATGAATTTGATGCAAGTGTTTGAAACCAGGAGTGACGAATTTGATGGAAATCAAATGTAATCGACACAAACAATTCTGAGCTCCTTTCCTCTTATGTTTAGATGTTACGATGACAATCATATACTGAACATGTGATGTTACGATGACAATCACGTGgtgttgatttttttcttgtcCCTATAATTACTTCCAATCTTCATATTTTTGAACTTATTTGCTACCGAACTTTCAAAGCCTCACTGATCAGTTTGGGATACTATCTTCAGAGAACAATATGTcagtatgtatatataaaaagaATGCCACCCTCTCACTTACCTTCAACTATTTCCTGCACTATATATACTCTGTTCCTGGCTACAAAAAAAGCCTTTGTTTCCTCGACTACAAAAAAAGCAGCGTATTTTTTGCACAATTAAAAATGATACTTCACTGAAAGGCATTTGCATGTTAATATCATcaaaaaagaagaataaattgGGAAACCACTTTGACAAATTACTTGAGAGAGCTCATAGGCTATTAAAATGAGTTTCTGTAGAGATGGAAGTCTGCGTGGTACCAAAAAAGAGAGACTGTATCTTTTACAGGAGCAGGACATCCGCTACAACAGCATCACAACGAGAAAAGAATCAACTGATCGCAATGAATACTGTACAACATTAGTCTGTTTTGTACAACACCACAATAAATCTCTTATGCATTAAAATGCGTGGAAACTTGACAGTTGCATAGTTACAGCCGATGCATCAAACTTAAAAAAGTATCTAAGAGAACCAAACTCTTAATTACATAAAAATGAGAAACCTGAAGCTGGCTGAAGATCATCTCCTACCAGCATTTCCATGCCGTTGGTTCCGGAAATAGCTTAAAAGAGCCTGAGCCTGAAAGAGAggcaaaaataaaacaaaagagaaatcatgtAAAGATCACATCATctgttaaataataaaatttgaatcatcaattcAAAGGGATGTAATATTTAAATCTCCTGTTCTAAAGATTCGCCGTTGTTTAAGAACCATGGCAAATGTGTAGTCTGATGACAGGTAAAGAAATAGACTGGACAAATACTAATCTAACATTAACATATATGATCAGACAAAATTCTAGCACGGTTAAGTTGCAATCTGGTAATCTGTACCATTTGTTTTAGTACAACAATTTCTCCTAGAACAATCTTGTTGCTGCATGCTGAAACATGTACAATTGAATTATAGTAAGCATACGATAGATCGTTTTCAGAATAACACCAACCCTGTATCACTTTAGTGGCCCACAGTTAAGAAATATAAGAACGAATTGAAGCAACCTATCAGAATGCAATTGGAATAAGCTGCACACAACATCCTGATATCAACCAAGATTAGTTCAAATTTGGAATCTATCAGAAACTTTTTAGCAATTCTATTGTGTTTGATCATGATGAACTGATCTTAGAGCCACACATACATGCAAGCCATTTGGTTGTTTAGGAGACTGTCTGTACATTCTTAACAAAGTTTTGCACATCCTCTTTATCAAAGTTGACCCATCATCTCCCCATTAAAAACTCTTCAGGTAGGTCACTATTGGATATGTCCTCGTCGTTTCAATCAACTCACCACCACCTATTCAATCAGATTTCACATAAGCACCCAGAATGTGCTTTTATCTCTGTGCTCCTTTTATCTTGTGTTACAATGCGACAATCATACACATTATCATCAACTCTAAGTGTCTAACGCTCTTGATAACACACTAGATCTATAATAATAAACCTCAGCAGTAATTCCCTTAACATATTTAAGACATTATCAATTATTTATGTTTCCAATATTCAACATGAATTCCATTGGATCACACTGCTTTGACTACAAATCAGCATGCAGATTGGTGATTTTATCCAATTCAAGATCATACCAAGGAATACCACTTGGTAAATTTACCGTACCAGGCATACTATTTATCATTGGTGCACTAAGTTGTATTAGATGGTAAGCATCCCATTTAGTGCTGGCACTCTTCACATCAAAAAACTCTTCTCGCAAGATTCCTCTTttactcttcttttttcttcactAGCAGTTCGTTTCCTCTTCATTTCTTCTTGACCTTTTCTCCAAATTGCTTCATTTTTGCATCACCATTGTTGAATAAGTTGGATTCAGAGTCTTTCTATCTTGCCACGCGCCAAATTTCATGAGGTGAAGCTTGACTTTTCTACAAATCAAGTAAATTTGGGTCTAGTTCCCTGTTAAGTATGCATTGTTCAATTGACAGGGATCTCCGTGTACTTTGCCTAGTTCCACAAAAAACTGAGCTGGATCAACATGGTTTTGGCCTTCCCAATATTAGCAGAATCCGCTCAAGATCAGCATAGATTCTCATGAGGCCAAGACTGATGTATATTTACCCAATACTGGCATGAATCTGCCAAAGATCGACATAGATCCTTGTGGATCCAATGTAGATATAGGCTAGAAAGGCATGAACCAGTCAAGTTCTGCATACATCCAGCAAAGATCAGCATAGATCCGTTCAAGACCAACATAGATCCAACCTATATCCTACCTAGATCCGTGAAGATCTAAGCTAATTCCACAGAGACTAACCAAGATCCATGTCAATCCGACCAAGTTTCATGTATATCCACGTTAGGTTTGCATCCATCCATCCAACATCCATCTACATCTGACCTAGATCCTTGCAAATCTAGTCAAAATCCGCATAAATATAAACAAAGGACTGCCTTATTGCCCGAACTGGTATGAAACTGGCCGTCCATATCGGTCTGGGTGTGAACTGGAACACAGACCGTCCCCTTTTCTGGTGGTCTGGTCCAACTCAATATTAAAAAGAACTAAAAGGCTAAAACAGCGAGTAGGTTGAGATCCATGAGGATCTGACTTAAAtccaagaaaatataaaatagatGTGTGCTTTTTACTAATCAAGTATACATTTCTTTTAACTGTgtaccaaattttgtttcttaatgTTAATACGAAAATGACACTAAAACAGTATAATACAGATATACCATAGAACATAACCATTATTAATAGTGTATCCATTACGACTATGTTGGTCATGGTAGACGAAGAACAAGCTTGAGGTAGCATTTGATCAATTAATTTTCCGGCATCACCAAATGCACAAAGGTTTGCCAAAATCAGACTCGCTTTCATGACAGAGGTAGATGCCAAGAAAACCTCAAGGCAAGAACAACAGGTCCAGAAGGATCTTCATAGATGAGCATCTAAAACAACCCATCAACGATGAGTACGAGGGTCGAGGGAGCAAAAATGAATCTGCTCAAGGAGTGCTAGTAAGAAGCAGTCAGCTTCTTACTCAGGAAGAACAAGGGCATAGATCCACAAGGACGCATCACAGGGTTCTCAGGAAGAAGTTCTAGTAAGAAGCAGTCAGCTTCATCTCAATCCCAAGTAAGGGAATTAAAATTTTCTCAAGCTCTTTTGGCAGAAGGCATGCGCATAATATTGCTAATATTGACCCTATGCATTTTTCTGTTAGAATGGCTAATAAATCAAAATTGACATATGTTATAAGCAAGAGAACAAGAGGGATATAACACGATAATCACAAAGCAAGTAAAATTATACCTAATCACTTCCTAATGCAACTTGGACACATGTTACAAATTCATAGCATCCACTATTCAGAAACATGATTTTGGATATAACCTACCAAACCATGACACAATAGGGAGGTATCACGATGACGAGGTCAAGGGAAATCATCACATGGATAAAGACCTTCAAGAAGCAGCGGACTTATATGGAATTAACCCTTATGTATGGCAGCTGATCCAGACTAATCAGGTTCAGTATCAAATTTCCTAGTATGTTATAATAGATATCTTTCACAAGTCTGTTGATGCATCAGATCAGGATTCATTGGACACTGACTTTTATCAAGATGATTTTGAAGCGCCACTAAGAAATATGATGATCCACTCCTTGACAAGGCAAGGAATTCATCTCGTCCATCTCAGTTCATTTCGGAACAGATTAAGGATGACTGATTAGACAAGGATGCTCAGTACGAAGACCACAGCCAGATGTTAGGATGTGACCAAGCTATAGGGAATCAGTCCTCCATGGGTTATGACACAACGAGTCAATCTCAGTCATCCCTATAGCATGCAAAGGAGAAATACAGATCTTTACAATCAATTGACCCACTAGATGTCATTAATAAGCAATAACTTAAGAAGGATGATGAGAATTTTCCATTTAAGTCAATCTCAATCATTCCTATAGTGTGACAAAGGGAAATGTCACTCATTACAATCAGTTGACTTATCATATTCCATCAATGGTCAACAATTTGAAGAGGATGACAAGACTTTTCTCTATGTAATTTGATTTTGTGAAATCTGATATTTTAACAGTGAAATGGACATTATTGCATCTATGATGTTATGTTTCCAATATGTAAACGAAGCATGGACAGAGAAGAAATATCTTGCTCATGTTACCCAAGATGACAAACAGGACACTAGATCATCCACCAAATTAGTTTATGGGAGAAAATATAGAACATGAGGAAGACAATTGTTAACTTTGAGAAGATGAACGAAATACTAGTTAAGATCGAACTAAACAGGAGTTTCTCATGGTCACAGCTTTCCTACAAGCACTAGTAGATAGCAGCAACACCAGATCAGATAGGTCAATTCCATTTATTAACTGTgatgtatttattattattttttctagtgGAAGGTATAAGTTGGCATACCACATTATATACCACTATCATACCAATCTAACCTCAGTATTGGACCAAGATTTAAATCCTTGTgtcttaaaatatattttgattttataattgagacaataaaaaataaatataaaatttaattgaggCTTTAGGGGTTTGAAACTGATACCAATGGATATCAACATCATCGAACTGCATAGACACATGGTTCAATGGTAATGGTATCACACCAATCTGATGGACTAACGACTAATATTGATACTGAATCAGGATTTCGAATTATGCTGCATATCTCAATATTCATGTCTAATTCAAATGTTTAAAACATGATTATTTAAACTTCAGTtaaacatcatcatcatctctcccCCCCCCTCATCCTATATATTGCATCAATCTATTATCCATGTATCATTCTTATCAAACAAAAACATGCAATTTAGGTTCAATACTCTAGTTGTCAATATTGACAGTTTAATCACATAAGTTCAAATCAACCTATTTCAATCCAATACTAGTTCTTTAATCTTTTCTATGCAAAACAAGGACACATTAGAAAACACTATTTTGTTATTTTAAGCTAATCTTCTAATAATGAAGGACTGACACATAATTCCTAGGAATTCCTATCTCTACTCACCAGGATTTTATTGTCGAGAAGTTCCATTTATGGTTTTAATAGTCACAGGAATTCTTGCCAGTGCCCATGATTCTTGCATCTCTTTCTGTTCACCTTTTCcaaattctttttccttcttttagtGATAACTTCAAATTCATTTTCTTTTGGTCACAGGGATGACATTCTATTGATGTGTCACAATAATATAAGTTTGTCACTCCAATGTAATCATGCAAATTAAATGTTTAATATTAGAAGTGCCTTTAGGCAAAATTTTAATTATCCAAAAGATGGCCCAATTGTGTTCTAAATAGGTTCCTCTTAATGAGTAGCTTTTGGAGAAGGAAGATAGTTTACAAATAATTTAACAATCTTCAGTTTTTTTACCAAATTTTGTATATTTTGAAATAGAAACAGTTTAATTGTCTCTGGCTTATCTATGCTAAACTCTATGGATATTGCTTAAATTCTTAAATTGAGAAAAAAATAGTAAAGGATCAAGATAAGACACAAACATCTCTTCTTAATAGTTGGTTTACTTAGATTTCCAGTTTGCAACTCTTTATTTCTCTTCGGTGAAGGTATCATTAGGTGCGGGCTGTAGAAAACTGTTATGAAGAAAGTTTCTTGGATGAAACCAGTTAAAGGCCACTTGTGCTCAGCCATGCAGACTTATATTGCATTGTACGTGGATGTACAATGTAAGTGACAGATAACTGTACTAGTCCAGCATAAAAGCTGTAACTGACATATATAGGAATGCACAGCACTGGAAGGTGCTGTGCTGGCCCTGAACCTAAGcatgaataatttataattgctTATTGATCCAAGAAAGATTGTTCTAACCACAGGTTTAAATTTTACATGGACCAGTATGTACTGCATGGTATTTCTGATTCGGCCAAGAATCGGGACAAGGACCACTCCTTTTTGGGTAGTTCAAGGCCGATTCATTGGCTACCAGAGGGTAAGCCATGTACAAGGGGCACAATCATGTGCCGACCAGCATGGCCACAGGCATGCCCCTGTGGCCATAAATGGCAATCCCTAGAAGAGTATATTTGGTAAGATAGGCCTAACAAAACCAACAAAACTTTGTGATTGGTAAAACAAGAGAGGCCTAACACTGACATGATTGTAGAGCCAAAGAAGTAGAATGGAATTGATAATACCTTCTCTTTAGCTCGCGGCGTGCCAGACTGTGATAATGCCACCAATGGGGGCACAGCACCTTCTTGAAGAACTAGACTACAAAATCTACCACTATTGGTACACAGATGAagcaaagcagcagcagcattttCTTTTCCTCGTGCAGACCCCAATTCAACAACCTCCACAAGTACTGGAATGCCACCAGCTTGACCAATCGCAGTTCTCCCTTCTGGTATAGTTGCAAGGTTTGATAAAACAGCCACAGCCTTATCAACCATACCAGCTGCTGGGTCCATCAGCTCTACTAAATGTCTCACAGCCCCAGCCTGCACAATTCGTAATTTGTTCTCATGAAATATTGACAAATTAAATAATGCTGTTGCAGCATCCTTCTTTCCTCGAGGAGTCCCATTTGCTAATAATTCTACCAAAGGTCCAATAGCACGAGACCGTCCAATTCGAACCTTGTTTTCCTCAATTACTGAAAGGCTATATAATGTTGCAGCTGAATTCTCTTTTGCTTCAGGGTTGCCTGTCTCAAGCACATGAATAAGAGGATCAATGGAATCTGCATTTCCAATGGCAATCTTATTGTTGTCATTGAGTGACAAGTTTAGCAGGGCTGTTACAGCATGCTCTTGAGTCTTGGTGTCTGTTGAACGAAGAAGGCCAACCAACAAGCTTATAGCTCCACAGTTTGCAATCACAATCCTATTTTCCATGCTGTGCTTAGCAAGAAGACGTAGCTCTTCTGTGGCAGTTCTCTGCATGTCTCCAGAATCACTTTTCAAATCCTCAATCAGTTTACGAACTTGGGTTTCAACACCTGATAGGTCAGGCCTGGAATCCATGGATTGAGAAGAAATGATACGAGGGACAGATGGGCGCCGAAACATACTTTGACTTCTAGCACGAGCATCGACCAACCTTGGTGGGAAGTCAGGTTCTCTTTGGGGAGCAGAGGATGCTTGAGCATCCTGTGCAAGTTCCCCTGAGGTATCACTGCTGTAATGTGTTAGATCACTTGAAACTTGTGAGGCCATGTTAGCATCCCCAGGTCCTTCAATATGATCATTATTTGAAACAGCCTCAGAAGCAGAGTCAGTCCGGTTATGACCTGGAAATTGCCCAGGCTCTGAATACTGTTTTGGTTGGTTGACAGTTTGGCTGCCAGAACTTACATGCCTCTGTTCCATGCTAGATTCCTTGTTGCCTTCAGTACTTACAAGTGATATTCTTGAAGTATTTGCCTGTGATCCATTTGCAAGTTGCAAAGGTGATGAACCAGAGGATGAACGATGATGAGGAGATACAGACTTATCGTGCAGATAAGTCTCATGGGGAGTCTCATGGGGGAAACCATTAGAGGAATGTGCATCCCTTTGGGAAGTTGTCACTTCTACATAAGGTTCTGGAGATCTTGGACGGTCAACCCTTGTAGCATCACCATAATGAGAGACAATTAAATCAGTAGCACTTGCATCTGTGGGCTTGAGAAATGATGAAGGAAGATTCAAACTAATGGACTTCATTGGATCAGGAAGTTTAATGTTATTTGACTCACACCAGTTGGCAATTAAAGCCTTAACAGTGTAATTTGGAATCAAGTTGGTGTGCCCAAGTGTTTGACGGGTTCTAGGGCAAACATTGAAACCTTGATCAAGCCATTTTCGGATGAAAGCCCGCTCATATGTTTGACCGGAAGCCACAATGACTGGGTCAGACATCAGTTCTAGAGAAAGTGGGCAGCAAAAATCAGCAGGAATAGACACACCATTGATGCTCTGCAACTGCTTTGATTTAACAAGGCAATCGTGCATATAAGTGATGAGGGCAATAATACGATCAATGTTCTCCAGTTCTGCCTGAGTAACATTGCAGCCAATTTTCAATTTAAGCTTCTCAAGTGCAACAGCCTCCATCAGCAACTCTTGATTAGATGACAAGCTCAGAAAGTTTGAAATCATATCCAAATGCTCTGGTCTAGGAATATCCTTTTCTGTTTGATCTCTTATGGCCTTTTCAATGACAACAGATATCGGTTCCTCATCCATGTGCTGAAAACCCTGTATAGAGTGATAAGACAAGTTTTCCAAATAAATCCAAGCAAAAGAGCATGGAATATAATCTAGGGGGATTAAGACACTTTTGATAAAGGCATTtgaaaaatgattttgtattcatttgTTTCATTACCTCAATGCTTTTTAGAGCAGTACTAGCTACTGGAGTCAGAAGCAGAGATTCAACCAATTGACAAATTTCAAGAGTAGATGAATAAATCTTCGTTACAGttgtttctatttgcaaaacctGCACAGAGCAATTCAGTTTCCAGTTAC
The DNA window shown above is from Musa acuminata AAA Group cultivar baxijiao chromosome BXJ2-4, Cavendish_Baxijiao_AAA, whole genome shotgun sequence and carries:
- the LOC135609391 gene encoding U-box domain-containing protein 4-like isoform X2, coding for MEIFLLKVLLDSIAQFSLVSSNNNVKPELVQRYCQKIDQIIEQFEPVCNEIAASKITLDEQLVKVLKELDSAVNEARELVLSWFPMTSKIYFVLQIETTVTKIYSSTLEICQLVESLLLTPVASTALKSIEGFQHMDEEPISVVIEKAIRDQTEKDIPRPEHLDMISNFLSLSSNQELLMEAVALEKLKLKIGCNVTQAELENIDRIIALITYMHDCLVKSKQLQSINGVSIPADFCCPLSLELMSDPVIVASGQTYERAFIRKWLDQGFNVCPRTRQTLGHTNLIPNYTVKALIANWCESNNIKLPDPMKSISLNLPSSFLKPTDASATDLIVSHYGDATRVDRPRSPEPYVEVTTSQRDAHSSNGFPHETPHETYLHDKSVSPHHRSSSGSSPLQLANGSQANTSRISLVSTEGNKESSMEQRHVSSGSQTVNQPKQYSEPGQFPGHNRTDSASEAVSNNDHIEGPGDANMASQVSSDLTHYSSDTSGELAQDAQASSAPQREPDFPPRLVDARARSQSMFRRPSVPRIISSQSMDSRPDLSGVETQVRKLIEDLKSDSGDMQRTATEELRLLAKHSMENRIVIANCGAISLLVGLLRSTDTKTQEHAVTALLNLSLNDNNKIAIGNADSIDPLIHVLETGNPEAKENSAATLYSLSVIEENKVRIGRSRAIGPLVELLANGTPRGKKDAATALFNLSIFHENKLRIVQAGAVRHLVELMDPAAGMVDKAVAVLSNLATIPEGRTAIGQAGGIPVLVEVVELGSARGKENAAAALLHLCTNSGRFCSLVLQEGAVPPLVALSQSGTPRAKEKAQALLSYFRNQRHGNAGRR
- the LOC103980344 gene encoding DNA damage-repair/toleration protein DRT100 translates to MAPPCFLSTVAVVLVLAVAATSTDGAFGCSASDRAALLAFKSALSEPYLGIFSSWTGDACCSRWYGVSCDPTTGRVADISLRGESEDPILAGSGRSGGLMSGRISPEVCRLDRLATLILADWKHISGPIPPCLTSLPFLRILDLVGNRLTGTIPADIGRLSRLAVLNVADNQISGHIPASLPALSSLMHLDLSNNQISGPMPHDFGNLRMLSRALLGRNRISGTIPASVGYMTRLADLDLAENRISGEIPATLGSMPVLSSLYLDSNRLTGQIPAALLRSRGLGILNLSRNGIEGEIPDVFGSRSYYTALDLSHNRLRGSVPKTLVTAAYVGHLDLSHNHLCGPIPAGSPFDHLEAASFTNNDCLCGGPLPVCK
- the LOC135609391 gene encoding U-box domain-containing protein 4-like isoform X1: MEIFLLKVLLDSIAQFSLVSSNNNVKPELVQRYCQKIDQIIEQFEPVCNEIAASKITLDEQLVKVLKELDSAVNEARELVLSWFPMTSKIYFVSKIYFVLQIETTVTKIYSSTLEICQLVESLLLTPVASTALKSIEGFQHMDEEPISVVIEKAIRDQTEKDIPRPEHLDMISNFLSLSSNQELLMEAVALEKLKLKIGCNVTQAELENIDRIIALITYMHDCLVKSKQLQSINGVSIPADFCCPLSLELMSDPVIVASGQTYERAFIRKWLDQGFNVCPRTRQTLGHTNLIPNYTVKALIANWCESNNIKLPDPMKSISLNLPSSFLKPTDASATDLIVSHYGDATRVDRPRSPEPYVEVTTSQRDAHSSNGFPHETPHETYLHDKSVSPHHRSSSGSSPLQLANGSQANTSRISLVSTEGNKESSMEQRHVSSGSQTVNQPKQYSEPGQFPGHNRTDSASEAVSNNDHIEGPGDANMASQVSSDLTHYSSDTSGELAQDAQASSAPQREPDFPPRLVDARARSQSMFRRPSVPRIISSQSMDSRPDLSGVETQVRKLIEDLKSDSGDMQRTATEELRLLAKHSMENRIVIANCGAISLLVGLLRSTDTKTQEHAVTALLNLSLNDNNKIAIGNADSIDPLIHVLETGNPEAKENSAATLYSLSVIEENKVRIGRSRAIGPLVELLANGTPRGKKDAATALFNLSIFHENKLRIVQAGAVRHLVELMDPAAGMVDKAVAVLSNLATIPEGRTAIGQAGGIPVLVEVVELGSARGKENAAAALLHLCTNSGRFCSLVLQEGAVPPLVALSQSGTPRAKEKAQALLSYFRNQRHGNAGRR